A single genomic interval of Pyrobaculum arsenaticum DSM 13514 harbors:
- a CDS encoding thiamine pyrophosphate-dependent enzyme codes for MLEIDFNQNYKISVKEPQVLRVIEPDGTLREEAELGYKPSEGELVKLYRYMVTARVLDRHALLLHRMGKVKSTYGPHEGHEAADAGTVHVLKPEDWIAPYYRMLTALLIRGVPLQTIWAKFFAKQGDPDKGRNLTVEWGGFAKWRILSVGAPIGHQYIYAAGFAYALRYMKRDEIVAAYIGDGGTSTNGFHTGLNFAGVFKLPVVFYVYNNQYAISVPVRSQTAVTRLAIKAAAYGIEGIATDGMDLLAVLKAAHYAVSKARRGEPVLVELITYRFGPHTTADDPATRYRDPAEAEEWRRYDPIARLGAYFKKYGILTEREIKLTWEEAEAEVKVAAKEAESYPEIPKEWIVEDVYSFIPPHLREELEEL; via the coding sequence GTGCTGGAAATAGATTTTAATCAAAATTATAAGATATCAGTAAAGGAGCCCCAAGTCCTAAGGGTCATAGAGCCTGACGGAACGTTGAGAGAGGAGGCAGAGCTCGGGTACAAGCCGTCCGAGGGGGAGCTGGTTAAATTATACCGCTACATGGTAACCGCCCGGGTTCTCGACAGGCACGCCTTGCTTCTGCACAGGATGGGCAAGGTTAAGTCCACTTATGGTCCTCACGAGGGTCATGAAGCCGCCGATGCCGGCACTGTCCACGTATTGAAGCCGGAGGACTGGATTGCCCCGTATTACCGGATGCTCACGGCTCTCTTGATCCGCGGCGTGCCGTTGCAGACCATCTGGGCTAAGTTCTTTGCGAAGCAAGGGGATCCTGACAAGGGGAGGAACTTGACGGTTGAGTGGGGCGGCTTCGCCAAGTGGCGCATTTTGTCCGTCGGCGCCCCGATCGGCCACCAGTACATCTACGCGGCCGGCTTCGCCTACGCTCTTAGGTACATGAAGAGGGATGAGATAGTGGCGGCCTATATAGGCGATGGCGGCACCTCCACTAACGGCTTCCACACGGGCCTCAACTTTGCCGGCGTCTTCAAACTACCCGTCGTGTTCTACGTCTACAACAACCAATACGCCATATCGGTGCCCGTGCGCAGCCAGACTGCCGTGACGAGGCTGGCCATCAAGGCCGCCGCATACGGCATAGAGGGGATCGCTACCGACGGCATGGATCTCCTCGCGGTGCTCAAGGCGGCTCACTACGCGGTATCCAAGGCGAGGAGGGGCGAGCCGGTGCTGGTGGAGCTGATCACGTATCGCTTTGGCCCCCACACAACCGCCGACGACCCGGCGACGCGCTATAGGGATCCAGCCGAGGCCGAGGAATGGAGGCGCTACGACCCCATAGCGAGGCTCGGGGCTTACTTCAAGAAATACGGCATCTTGACCGAGAGGGAGATAAAGCTGACGTGGGAGGAGGCGGAGGCAGAGGTCAAGGTGGCGGCCAAGGAGGCCGAGTCGTACCCCGAAATACCGAAGGAGTGGATCGTCGAGGATGTATACAGCTTTATCCCGCCACACTTGAGGGAGGAGCTGGAGGAGCTATGA
- a CDS encoding ATP-binding protein: MRHIFVDRELELKYLEERYAEDKAHLIVVYGRRRVGKTELLKRFIQGKSCVYFLASRTSLRDNLLELRRRMAEATGRRYFEKLEASTLGELLRYYWDEAEKPCVVIDEFGYLVEVDAGVLSDLQRAWDEHLSKKPSFLVLCGSTVSTIEVNVLGRRSPLYGRRTGSWEVRPLDFKWARELVPSYGFEDAVKAWAVAGGVPLYLKELDDRKTPEENIVEAVFSVGRLLFDEGYLLLREELREPSTYLTVLKYIALGYASVGKLSSATGMDKGNLMKYLHVLEALRLVKHVVPYGQRRKGVYAIADNYMWFWLKFVLPNRGELELGMAEEVLRREWARLEEHYGLVFEELIRQLIASGAVKLPFKPKYVGQWWRGDAQIDVVALDEGNALFAEVKWGKAERGDYEKLVEASQKVDVGARRRHYLIFAKGGLRGEPSGLRRVGQSDEAVVIAPGRGTGRI; this comes from the coding sequence ATGAGACATATATTTGTAGACAGAGAGCTGGAGCTCAAGTACCTAGAGGAGAGATACGCGGAGGACAAGGCGCACCTCATCGTGGTGTATGGGAGGCGTAGGGTTGGGAAGACGGAGCTCTTGAAGAGGTTCATCCAGGGCAAGTCATGCGTCTACTTCTTGGCGTCTCGCACGTCGCTGAGGGACAACTTGCTAGAGCTGAGGCGCCGCATGGCTGAGGCCACTGGCAGGAGGTATTTCGAGAAGCTGGAGGCCTCCACGCTGGGGGAGTTGCTGAGGTATTACTGGGACGAGGCGGAGAAGCCATGCGTCGTGATAGACGAGTTCGGCTACTTGGTGGAGGTGGACGCCGGGGTGCTGTCGGACCTCCAGAGGGCGTGGGACGAGCACCTTTCGAAGAAGCCGTCTTTCCTAGTGCTCTGCGGCTCCACGGTGTCCACAATCGAGGTGAACGTGTTGGGCCGAAGATCGCCGCTTTACGGGAGGCGTACCGGTAGCTGGGAGGTCCGGCCGCTGGACTTTAAGTGGGCCAGGGAGCTGGTGCCCAGCTACGGCTTTGAAGATGCGGTGAAGGCGTGGGCAGTGGCGGGAGGGGTGCCGCTCTACTTAAAGGAGCTCGACGACAGGAAAACCCCCGAGGAGAACATCGTCGAGGCGGTCTTCTCCGTGGGGCGGTTGCTCTTCGACGAAGGATACTTACTCCTGAGAGAGGAGCTGAGGGAGCCCTCCACTTACCTCACGGTGCTGAAGTACATCGCCTTGGGCTACGCCTCAGTCGGCAAGCTCTCCAGCGCGACGGGGATGGACAAGGGCAACTTGATGAAATACCTACACGTTCTCGAGGCGCTAAGGCTCGTGAAGCACGTGGTGCCTTACGGCCAGAGGAGGAAGGGCGTCTACGCTATTGCAGATAACTACATGTGGTTCTGGCTGAAGTTCGTCCTGCCCAACAGGGGGGAGCTGGAGCTGGGCATGGCCGAGGAGGTGCTGAGGAGGGAGTGGGCGAGGCTGGAGGAGCACTACGGCTTGGTGTTCGAGGAGCTAATCAGGCAACTGATCGCCTCCGGGGCCGTTAAGCTCCCCTTCAAGCCCAAATACGTGGGCCAGTGGTGGCGCGGAGACGCCCAAATAGACGTGGTCGCCCTCGACGAGGGGAACGCCCTCTTCGCCGAGGTCAAGTGGGGGAAGGCCGAAAGGGGCGACTACGAAAAGCTGGTGGAGGCCTCGCAGAAGGTGGATGTAGGCGCGAGGAGGAGGCACTACCTAATCTTCGCCAAGGGGGGGCTCCGCGGAGAACCTAGTGGACTTCGACGAGTTGGACAAAGCGACGAGGCAGTGGTGATAGCGCCGGGGCGGGGAACGGGTCGGATCTGA
- a CDS encoding DUF58 domain-containing protein, with translation MRRLLYTAALLLGIGSVLGSREVALLSLAPLAAFAINAALPPPGVAAEARRAGSFLEVAVRTGGLPGIVVVWVAPRLGSAIPSARVSMFAAPLKRTLKLRIPISESPAYLVVESYNAVFTKRAAAVYVAGARPTEPLQLAKGAEEFHEVRPYQPGDAPRFINWRLYAKTGDLYINKYAGAEELRAVVVLDTRRMAVAVADAAQRVASVLAERGFSVMYYVPGVGVVDKASPAPGARCGGAIPCGDVTVYVGSLSDMCRVGCPSIVYIDVAGEDPLAAIRRLPLYRELRASGAVVLTRPEDLRQFI, from the coding sequence GTGAGGCGGCTTCTCTACACGGCGGCGTTGCTTCTGGGAATTGGCTCGGTGCTGGGTAGCCGCGAGGTGGCTCTCTTATCCCTGGCGCCTCTGGCGGCCTTCGCGATCAACGCCGCACTCCCCCCGCCGGGCGTGGCCGCAGAGGCTAGGCGCGCGGGGAGTTTTCTAGAAGTTGCCGTGAGGACGGGAGGCCTACCTGGGATCGTGGTAGTTTGGGTAGCCCCAAGACTCGGCTCGGCAATCCCTTCGGCTAGGGTCTCCATGTTCGCCGCCCCGCTGAAGAGGACGTTAAAGTTGCGCATCCCCATCTCCGAGTCCCCGGCATATCTAGTTGTGGAGTCCTACAACGCTGTCTTCACGAAGAGAGCCGCGGCGGTGTACGTAGCCGGGGCAAGGCCCACTGAGCCTCTCCAGCTGGCGAAGGGGGCGGAGGAGTTCCACGAGGTGAGGCCGTATCAGCCCGGCGACGCGCCTCGTTTTATTAACTGGAGGCTGTACGCCAAGACTGGGGATCTGTACATCAACAAATACGCCGGGGCCGAGGAGCTGAGGGCTGTGGTGGTTCTAGACACTAGACGCATGGCCGTGGCTGTGGCCGACGCGGCCCAGAGGGTGGCCTCGGTGTTGGCAGAGCGGGGCTTCTCAGTGATGTACTACGTTCCTGGCGTGGGGGTGGTGGACAAGGCCTCGCCCGCCCCCGGTGCGAGGTGTGGCGGGGCTATCCCGTGTGGCGACGTGACGGTTTACGTGGGGTCGCTGTCCGATATGTGCCGAGTTGGTTGCCCCTCCATCGTGTATATAGACGTCGCCGGTGAGGACCCCCTGGCGGCGATTAGGAGGCTACCGCTGTACCGGGAGCTGAGGGCCTCTGGGGCCGTGGTGTTGACGAGGCCAGAGGACCTCCGCCAGTTTATATGA
- a CDS encoding pirin family protein has translation MARVGYVLRGNWTRDGAGVKLYRVFGGMDLAELTDPFLLLDHFGSRYPHEYLMGFPWHPHRGIETVTYLLKGEVKHADSTGVEGVIRSGDVQWMTAGSGIFHEEMPRPERIQRGDVVEEDPEVSGFQLWVNLPRRRKMADPSYKNIRREGLPRLRTDEGAEVVLIAGRLYEPGTGVVAGPASDLHTPVVYMDVRLASGATFEFEAKEGYTVLAYVYGGRVYLNGRSIGVGEFAIFDREGGPIRAEGEGRFLLLSGRPLGEPIAWRGPIVMNTWDEIWQAFRELKEGTFIKKKASVDDYW, from the coding sequence ATGGCCCGCGTAGGGTATGTACTTAGAGGGAACTGGACCAGGGACGGAGCCGGCGTTAAGCTCTATAGGGTATTCGGCGGGATGGATCTGGCCGAGCTGACCGACCCCTTCCTCCTCCTGGACCACTTCGGGTCTAGATATCCCCATGAATACCTCATGGGCTTCCCATGGCACCCCCACAGAGGCATTGAGACCGTAACATACTTGCTAAAGGGTGAGGTGAAGCACGCGGACTCCACCGGTGTTGAGGGGGTGATTAGAAGCGGCGACGTCCAGTGGATGACCGCGGGCTCCGGCATATTCCACGAGGAGATGCCACGCCCCGAGCGGATACAACGGGGAGACGTCGTCGAGGAGGACCCGGAGGTGTCCGGCTTTCAGCTATGGGTCAACCTGCCTAGGCGGAGGAAGATGGCGGATCCCTCGTATAAGAACATCAGAAGGGAGGGGTTGCCCCGGCTGAGGACCGACGAAGGGGCCGAGGTGGTCCTCATAGCCGGGAGGCTCTACGAGCCGGGGACCGGCGTTGTCGCGGGCCCCGCCTCCGACCTGCACACGCCTGTGGTCTACATGGACGTCAGATTGGCGAGCGGCGCAACCTTCGAGTTTGAGGCCAAGGAGGGCTACACGGTGTTGGCGTATGTCTACGGGGGGAGGGTCTACCTAAACGGGAGGTCGATAGGCGTGGGAGAGTTCGCCATATTCGATAGAGAGGGCGGCCCGATACGCGCTGAGGGCGAGGGCCGCTTCTTGCTCCTTTCGGGGAGGCCGCTGGGGGAGCCCATAGCGTGGCGAGGGCCCATAGTTATGAACACGTGGGATGAGATATGGCAGGCTTTCAGAGAGTTGAAAGAAGGGACGTTTATAAAGAAAAAGGCCTCCGTAGACGACTACTGGTGA
- a CDS encoding AAA family ATPase — translation MQRVLQVLSQFYVTDVENLKLILAAVVAGGHVLFNDPPGLGKTTLAKLLAKSLGLVFKRIQFTPDMLPSDVIGVNVWRPNQGRFEFVKGPVFTNILLADEINRAPPKTQAALLEAMEERQVTVDGVTYRLEEPFIVFATQNPVEHRGVYPLPEAQLDRFMIQISMGYPSQEEEEEILRRRLSWRGDDPSIYAAPVTTKEELLAWMRAAEEVYVDSAIVTFIVKMAQALRSHPLNTYGPSPRGSIALLKMARALALLDGRNYVIPDDVKKAAVPVLGHRIAPKDGDPRELVKEVVNRTPIPYK, via the coding sequence ATGCAGAGGGTGTTGCAGGTACTATCGCAGTTCTACGTCACCGACGTGGAAAACCTAAAGCTCATCCTCGCCGCGGTGGTTGCGGGTGGGCACGTCCTCTTCAACGACCCCCCGGGGCTAGGCAAGACCACCTTAGCTAAACTGCTGGCGAAAAGCCTCGGCCTCGTCTTTAAGCGGATACAATTCACCCCCGACATGTTGCCTAGCGACGTCATTGGGGTAAACGTCTGGAGGCCTAACCAGGGGCGATTTGAATTCGTCAAGGGACCCGTCTTCACCAACATCCTCCTCGCAGACGAGATCAACAGGGCGCCGCCCAAGACCCAGGCGGCGTTGCTGGAGGCCATGGAGGAGAGGCAAGTGACCGTCGACGGGGTTACCTACAGGCTGGAGGAACCCTTCATAGTCTTCGCCACGCAGAACCCAGTGGAGCACAGAGGCGTCTACCCCCTACCCGAGGCCCAGCTCGACCGTTTCATGATCCAGATATCCATGGGCTACCCCAGCCAAGAAGAGGAAGAGGAGATACTGAGGCGGAGGCTCAGCTGGCGCGGCGACGACCCTTCTATATACGCCGCACCTGTGACGACCAAAGAGGAGCTACTAGCATGGATGAGGGCGGCAGAGGAGGTGTACGTGGACTCAGCAATCGTGACATTTATTGTCAAGATGGCACAAGCCCTTAGGTCCCACCCATTGAACACATACGGCCCAAGCCCAAGAGGGTCAATAGCCCTCCTCAAGATGGCCCGGGCCCTCGCCCTCCTAGACGGTAGGAACTACGTGATCCCAGACGACGTGAAAAAAGCCGCTGTCCCCGTACTAGGCCACAGAATCGCCCCAAAAGACGGCGACCCCCGCGAGCTTGTAAAAGAGGTGGTGAACCGCACCCCTATCCCCTATAAGTAG